CAGgttacaggaatgtgccaccacggcTGTCGTGAGCAGGTGTTCTCTATTCCTCACGCTGTAGGGCATAGCAAGTCTACAGCAgtgaggaggggctggggagagctcACTGGTACTGTGTCTGCTTAGTATATCCGGGGTATATCCAGGGTGTCGGCCTGCTAACAAACTCCACACACCAGCGGGCCGGGGGTGCCGACCTCTTAGTGTGAGTAAAGACCGGGAGGGTCGCGCTCATGAGTGAGAGGCAGACAATTGAGAGAGTTGGGAGGACAGTTGCTTAGACTCCATGattgtgaaggaggaggaggcaacgGTGGCTTCTGGGTTTCTCCTCAGAGCCCTGGAGGAAGGATGACAACTGTGTGAGGAGAAGTGGGAGAAAGAATAGCTGTGGCGTGGGTGGGGGCTCTGTGACTTGTGgtaattggtttttgtttttaaagatcttAAATGAGAAGTGGCAGCCTCTGTTAATCGTAAAAGCTCTGGAAATTGTTTTTCTGGGAAAAGAAATCTTCAGTCCCCTTCGCTCGTGAGTAATCTCTTACCATGTGGTGCCGTCCACCCCACCCGTGGTTATCTGTAGGAAGGACGCGCACTGCCTAGACATGTGACTCTAGCTCCCCTGACATTTACTTCTCGTTGCTAATTAGGAGTTTGGTGTCTCGGTTAGCTACTTTAGACTCTCACTTTTGTATTTTGTTAGAGTGAGTCAGCCCCTTGTATCCAGGCGTTCTGTCGCGATCACATCTCTGAGCTTACAGAGTAGGAGGCGGACCCAGTGAATTCTCCAACGTTGCTGTCACCTTGTAAGGTCTCTGGAAGTCAGCCAGACAGCCTCTCCTGTGGCATTTCTCCTTTCCCACTCTCTGGTTATAAAGAATACAAGTATATTCTTCCCACACTGAAAAAGCAACACACATTGGGTTGGTATTTGAAGAAATAGCTCCCTTCTCAAGGGAGCGCTGTGCTTTCCCCTGACCTCAGGTTTTCTTTGGTTCCCCGGCAACACAGAATAGATTAGACATCTGTAAACCAGCAAAGGAAAAACATTAGAGGTTTTGGAAACACTGGTGTTTACTGACCTTTGCAGTTTATTGTGGGTTTCTACTGTGGGATATACATCATAAAAATCCCTAAGATGAGGATATTTTGAATAATGTTTGTCAAATTTACTCAGCCATGAAATAAGCCACTATTGTTTTCTTAGGCATCTTACAGGATACCAGTCCACAAAATGCCCTCAGGAAACTTTTCTCATCttaggagaggtggctcaatgtTTAAGGACACTTACTGTTCTTCTAGAGtatatgagttcaattcccagcacccatgctgggcaACTCAAAACTGCCTGTTAGTCCCATTTCATGGGATccaagaccctcttctggcccttgtAGGGACTTGCACGCATGTGACTCTGAGACAAATACACATacttttttaaagtctttttttttttaagacttccCTTAAAACTGTAGTTCTTAGATGAGAATACTTTCACTTTCACTCCAGCTCCCATGCTTTGGGTTACGTGTATGTACAACCTGACTGGGTCTAGAAACACCTTTGATTGTCAGACTCGGGGACTATTAGCATCTAATGTATAGAGGCTGACATAGCGGCTGTCATACAGGACACATGTAATGTATAGAGGCTGTCATAGCGGCTGTCCTACAGGACACATGTAATGTATAGCGGCTGTCAGACAGGATCACCTCCATGGCACATAACTACCTGCCTCACAGTTTCATTAGACCCAGGCATGTGACACActtgtgatcccagaactcagaaggcagaaacaggaggtcAGGAATTTGAGGCCCTTCTCAGATAGTAGGGGGTTTGAAGCTAGTCTGAGTTACAGGTGGTcttttctcaaaagagaaaacaaaaatttctcgAATGTGGAGACTAAGAAGCCCTGGTCTAAACTGGTGTTCCTAAAACTTTTTGTGATAGAAATTACTTAGACCTTTGTTGAAATATTCAGTTTTCCATAATTCTCTCATCAAGAAGTTTTCTAGGGGAGAGATTTCATCAAGACCTCAGcagggctttttttgtttttgttttgttttttctgagacaggggttctctgtgtagtgttggctgtcctggaactcactctgtagaccaggctggcctcaaactcatagagatccacctgcctctgcctcctgagtgttgggattaaaggtgtgtgccaccacatcctggCTGACCTCAGTGATTTTTATTAGAACTTTAGCACAtgcactgggttttgtttgtttgtaaatgtgtatctagctaatttttttttttttttggtttttcgagacagggtttctctgtggctttggagcctgtcctagaactagctctgtagaccaagctggtctcaaactcacagagatccgcctgcctctgcctcccgagtgctgggattaaaggcatgcgccaccatcacccggcttatCTAGCTAATTTTTTATGTGAGTTTCTGTGCCAGCAGAGACCaggagtgtcagatcccctagaactggaattgtAGGACATTACAGACCCCctgatgcgggtgctgggaactgaacgtaaACCCATGGAAGAACGGCTGTGCTCTTAATCGCTAGTTTAGCACTGAAGAAAGAAGCGTGTCTGTAGCAGTCTCGTGTATAAAGTGCTTTCCATACAAGCATTCAGCCTGAGTTTGAATTCTTAGAACCCACGCAAAGCCAGACACActagcacatatctgtaatcttaGCAGTCTATGACAAAATGGATTGCTGGCTTATGCATCAGGGAACAAGATCCCATGTCCCACAAAGAGGAAGGTGAGTACCAACATCTGCGGCTGTCCTTTGTTCCCTTCCCATGTGCCACGGCGTGTGCATGCCTGCGTGTGGTATGCagcttttggttttgtatttatttgtttctttttcagtggTGGTCGCAGTCGAGCCTGGGCTTTACACTCAGACCTATGCTTTGCCCCTGAGCGCATCACCTGTCTGCCTCGTTGTTCATCTCAGTTCAGCAGGGAAAACAAATTGACCTCGGTTGGAGGTCATAAATCTCTAACTTGAGCTTGCATCAAATGACCTACTCAGCTTATTAAAACAGACTTCTGGGCCCCACCCTCAGAGTGTCTGATTCACCATGTCCATTAGATCCCAATAatttgctgcacacacacacacatgcacacacacgcactcacacacacagtgttgAGGACTGTACTCAGGATCTCCTACAATCACTAGGCAATCAataccactgagttatctctccagccttacaATTTGCGTGTCTAATTCCTAAGGTACATTAATGCCACTGGTTGGGGAGGCTCATTCTGAGAATTACTGGTTAAAGGTTTCCTCTCCTGTAGGTGGGGACGCCTCCATCATCCCAATGCTTGAGTCTGAAGAACAACCTTGCTGTCCTGTCATCAGAAATTGGGCCAACAACTCATCTGTAGAAAGGAGTGAGAATCTAGAGGattccaaaaataaaaggaattgtgAGGACCCTGACAGTCCTGTAGCCAAGAAGGTGAAGCTTGGAACTCCTGCCAGGGCGCTCTCCGGCTGCGTGGCTCACCATGGGATGCCGGGAAGTGGCAAAATCAAACCAGATGTCAGCAGCTCTAATCTCACCACGGAGGAACTCGCTGCTGCCGATGGAATAGCTCCAGGTAGTTTCAGAGTGGTGGATGTGTATAGAACAGGAGCCAAGTGTGTTCCTGGAGAGACTGGAGACTTGAGAGAGCCAGGCGCTGCCTACCACCAGGTGGGGCTGCTTCGAGTGAAACCAGGCAGGGGCGACAGAACATGCTCCATGTCCTGCAGTGACAAGATGGCAAGGTGGAGCGTCCTCGGATGCCAAGGCGCACTGCTAATGCACTTCCTGGAAAAGCCcatctacctgtctgctgtgGTCATTGGGAAGTGCCCGTACAGCCAGGAGGCCATGAGGAGGGCCTTGACTGGCAGGTGAGGCTGTGGGACGGACAGTAGGAGTACAGAGAACCAGGAGAGTCTCCCCTGTGGAGTCAGCTGGTGCACATCTTggcgtttttttctttttatttttttgatttttcgagacagggtttctctgtagcttttggttcctgtcctggaactagctcttgtagaccaggctggcctcaaactcacagagatccacctgcctctgcctcctgagtgctgggattaaaggcgtgtgccgccaccacccggctttggcgttttttcttaaataattaagAAAGTATAAATCTTAGGTTTGTATATACAGTAACTTGAAAAGGAAACCAAAAATGCTCCGCAGTTGAAAATTAAGtgatttcttttgttaaaaatagTATTGATGAATATTTAATGGAGAAAGATGTTTATGATGTTTCAAGAGCAGTTTAGAAGATGGAGTGAGCCCTGTCTTGGTCTTAAAATATGTATGCGTACAGAAAGCTGTAGGAGGCTTTATAGCAATAGTTATCTCTGAGTCATGGTGTTGTGGGCTGTTTTTCCTCTTTGATAATGCTGTACATTATCATTTTTCTACTGTGTCTTCTACAGTAAGCAGAATAATTGCCAGGACTGGGGAATGTATCTCAGTTGGAAGAGTTCTTACCTAATGTGAATGAAACCCTAGGTTGAATCTCAGCACTACGTAAGACTGGCCTTGAAGGCATAGACTtctaatcttagcatttgggagaATGAaccaggaagatcagaagttcaaggttacccttagCTACTtggggagtttgaagccagctttggCTGAATGaatcagtctcaaaaaacaaaggaagaacggggctggagagatggctcagaggtcaagagcattgcctgctcttccaaaggtcctgagttcaattcccagcagccacatggtggctcacaaccatctgtaatgaggtctggtgccctcttctggcctgcagacacacagacagaatattgtatacataataaataaatatttgccgggcaatggtggcgcacgcctttaatcccagcattcaggaggcagaggcaggcggatctctgtgagttcgagaccaacctggtctacagagctagttccagccaggacaggctccaaagccacagagaaatcctgtctcgaaaaaccaaaaaaaaaaaaaaaatccatgtgaatttgagaccaacctgatctgcgtaatgagttccaggacagccagggttacatgaagaaaccctatctctaaaaagcaaaacaaaataaaaaaacaaacaaatattagtTTTAACCTggccttggtggcacacacctttaagcccagtatTTGAGAGATTGAGGagggcagatccctgtgagttcaaggccagcctggtctacagagcaagtcaagacaagctccaaagctacacagagaaaccctgtctgaaaaaaacaaaaaataaaacaaacaaaaatattagttttaatcctggtactcagaatcccagcactcggaaggcagaggcaggcggatctctgtgagttcgagaccagcctggtctacaagagctagttccaggacaggctccaaaaccacagagaaaccctgtctcaaaaaaaaaaaaaaaagcaaaaaatatcctggtactcagaaagctaaaaaggggaatctgagttcaaggccaatctaggcTTCATAGCAGGATTCTAAATCttgtcaaaataaacaaagaccctgatccaaaaaaaaaagataaacaaggatggctacacacacacaaccacactggTGTGCACTCTAGTGAGTGAGGTCAGGGAGGCATCATGGGAACACAGGCCTGGGAAGCAGATTCCAAAAATGGCAACcaagcgccgggcggtggtggcgcacgcctttaatcccagcacttgggaggcagaggcaggcggatctctgtgagttcgagaccagcctggtctacaagagctagttccaggacaggctccaaaaccacagagaaaccctgtctcgaaaaaccaaaaaaaaaaaaaaaaaatggcaaccaGACAGAAGCTCGTGTTGGCACTCCTCAACGTGCACCCAAGAGAAGTGAAAATGCCCATTCCCACTAAGACATCCACACAGATGCTTATGGCGGCATGCTAGGAATAGTCCCCAAAGAAGCAGCCCAAATGCTTACCAGTGGGTACGTGAGTAAGAAAGAGTGGATCTCTGGGCATGGCGGCACAGGTCCTTATCCTCAACACTCGAGACTCAGagcttcgaggccagcctggtatactaAGTgcattccaagacagccaggactgttacacagagaaaccttgtattgaaaagcaaaaacaagaaaaaaataagagatccagtctcaaaaaaaaaaaaaaagactagcatGGAGTGAACCATTAAAATACCAcactaagtgaaataagccatgCATGTttgattctgttgatgtgaaatAGCCACAAAAGGCAAGTGCTTAGACATCCATGGTAGGTTGGTGGAGATCCCTGGTAGGTTGGTGGAGATCCGTGGTAGGCTGGTGGAGATCCCTGGTAGGCTGGTGGAGATCCGTGGTAGGCTGGTGGAGAGCCTTGGTAGGCTGGTGGAGATCCGTGGTAGGCTGGTGGAGAGCCTTGGTAGGCTGGTAGAGATCCGTGGTAGGCTGGTGGAGATCCCTGGTAGGCTGATGGAGATCCCTGGTAGGCTGGTGGAGATCCCTGGTAGGCTGGTGGAGATCCCTGGTAGGCTGATGGAGATCCCTGGTAGGCTGGTGGAGAGCCTTGGTAGGCTGGTGGAGATCCGTGGTAGGCTGGTGGAGATCCGTGGTAGGCTGGTGGAGATCCGTGGTAGGCTGGTGGttaccaggggctggagaagggCATGGAGAGTCATGGAGGCTGCTAATGGTTATAAAGTTTCTGAGATTTGAAATTCCTACCTGTGCACTGGATTTGCATCATATGAGCTTGTTCAGAAGAGGCTGGGAAACCAACTTCTAGTATTGGATGATTTTAGTTTGGGGTATGCTTGAAGGATTTCTTAGGAAGTCTGTGTAAACAAAGCAAAGACTAAGTTCTCAAGTGAACAATGAAGGTTGAGATCTCTGACACCGCAGACGAGTATTGACTCAGATTTTAGCTATGCCTTCAGATATTTTCCAAGCCGTAGAGTTCCTGGCTGGGGTTGGGAgtatagctcagttgataaaCTGTTTGCTTGCGGGCATAAGGCTGtctgtttgatccccagcaccccacaaaGCAGGATGGGTTATAGGGTATACCTGTAGccccaacattcaggaggtagaggcagggggattagaaTTTCAAGGTCATACTCCGCTGCATTTTGGGTTCCTGCTAACTGtgatcctgtctcagagaaatAAGTAATAGAATCCAAAGGTTCCTCCTGTGTGGTGTCTGGTATTTTTCACTCCCCACTTCAGTAAGTAAACATGTAGATTCACTCAGCTCCAAGGGCCTCTGTGTCTCCTACGGCTTTGGGGATGATGAGCAAATCTGAGTCTTCTGGTACCTCTGAGCTGAATGTGTTTCCCTCATTTTTAGGTGTCAGGACATCGTGGCTTTACCCAGAGGCTTTGGAGTTCCTGAACTGAGAATAGAGCAGTCAAGTTTACTGTTTGAACAGAGCCGCTGTGCAGTACAAGCTCAGAGAGCTGACAGACCAGGCCGGCTCGTTCCTTGTGGGGCAGGTAAGGGATCCAGGTTGGCTGACCCTGGAGTAAGTTCTCGGGCAGATTGGCCTAGGAGGACAGTGGTAACTCCAGTCTGTTCCTTGTAAGACACCCACATACGGTTAGGTGTACACCCTGTGAGATCCTGGCCAAGTTAGTTACCCTGTCTTGACCTCTTGACCTTCATTATTTTCAGATTAGAAGAATTGCTTGTCATGGCTATTATGAGAATTAAGAAATTGTATTTAAGCTGtgtggcggtggtgcacacctttaatcccagcattcaggaagcagaaacaggtggatctctgtaaattcgaggccagcctgatctacagagagagttccaggataggcttcaaagttaaagagaaaccctgtctcaaaaaccacccCCCaagattatatttatacatttattttgtgtctagcATATAATAAATTTTCAATGAAATTGTAAACTAGgagcttagcaggtaaaggcaaaCTTGCCAACAAACCTGGTAACTCGAGTTTGATGCCTGGAATCCACATAGTGGAAGTAAAGAACCCAGCTCCCCTtctgttgtcctctgacttcacataCGCACCGGGACATACTTAGGCCTCTCCcaataaataagtataataaaacATTAGATTGTAAGCTATAATAATGATCATGAACCACTGGGCattggtggtacatgtctttagctccaacactcgggaggcagaggcaggtgattctttgagttcgaggccagtcgaTCTACAGAGTCTACAGAGTCAATTCCAGgttagtcagggctacatagagaaatgctgtctcggagaaaaaaaaatcatgaaccaTTTGATGTCATTGAACCCTGAGGTACCAAGCATCTGACCTAACTTGTTTTTAATGTCATATCCAGCTTTCATGGTGCTGTAGAGTCAGAGAAATATTTTTGTGAATATTGTAACATTCATGGGAAAGAAACAGGTTTTTATGTTTTGACCCCAGCTCTCCCCAGATACTCCCAACGTGTCACCCTCACTCTTTCGTGTATGCTTatgtgtttgttctctctctctctttctctcgcgctctctctctttggtttggggttttgttggtggtggtggtggtggtatctTTTTGTAGCCTACTGAGCATAATCAGTGCCGTCTTTTGAAATGTTGACTCATCTTAATGGATCTTTTGCGGGTAACCATAGC
Above is a window of Microtus pennsylvanicus isolate mMicPen1 chromosome 6, mMicPen1.hap1, whole genome shotgun sequence DNA encoding:
- the Adat1 gene encoding tRNA-specific adenosine deaminase 1 isoform X2, which codes for MWTADEIAQLCYAHYNVRLPKQGKPEPNREWTLLAAVVKIQSPAGQTCDTTDKEVQVTKEVVSMGTGTKCIGQTKMRKNGDILNDSHAEIIARRSFQRYLLHQLHLAAVLKEDSIFVPGTQRGLWKLRPDLSFVFFSSHTPCGDASIIPMLESEEQPCCPVIRNWANNSSVERSENLEDSKNKRNCEDPDSPVAKKVKLGTPARALSGCVAHHGMPGSGKIKPDVSSSNLTTEELAAADGIAPGSFRVVDVYRTGAKCVPGETGDLREPGAAYHQVGLLRVKPGRGDRTCSMSCSDKMARWSVLGCQGALLMHFLEKPIYLSAVVIGKCPYSQEAMRRALTGRCQDIVALPRGFGVPELRIEQSSLLFEQSRCAVQAQRADRPGRLVPCGAAISWSAVPEHPLDVTANGFPQGTTKKEIGSPRARSRISKVELFRSFQKLLSSIAEDKRPDSVRLSSPAQKQLYPICCLDWSSIHRQT
- the Adat1 gene encoding tRNA-specific adenosine deaminase 1 isoform X4, with amino-acid sequence MWTADEIAQLCYAHYNVRLPKQGKPEPNREWTLLAAVVKIQSPAGQTCDTTDKEVQVTKEVVSMGTGTKCIGQTKMRKNGDILNDSHAEIIARRSFQRYLLHQLHLAAVLKEDSIFVPGTQRGLWKLRPDLSFVFFSSHTPCGDASIIPMLESEEQPCCPVIRNWANNSSVERSENLEDSKNKRNCEDPDSPVAKKVKLGTPARALSGCVAHHGMPGSGKIKPDVSSSNLTTEELAAADGIAPGSFRVVDVYRTGAKCVPGETGDLREPGAAYHQVGLLRVKPGRGDRTCSMSCSDKMARWSVLGCQGALLMHFLEKPIYLSAVVIGKCPYSQEAMRRALTGRCQDIVALPRGFGVPELRIEQSSLLFEQSRCAVQAQRADRPGRLVPCGADPESARWNSLDHSRSC
- the Adat1 gene encoding tRNA-specific adenosine deaminase 1 isoform X1, yielding MWTADEIAQLCYAHYNVRLPKQGKPEPNREWTLLAAVVKIQSPAGQTCDTTDKEVQVTKEVVSMGTGTKCIGQTKMRKNGDILNDSHAEIIARRSFQRYLLHQLHLAAVLKEDSIFVPGTQRGLWKLRPDLSFVFFSSHTPCGDASIIPMLESEEQPCCPVIRNWANNSSVERSENLEDSKNKRNCEDPDSPVAKKVKLGTPARALSGCVAHHGMPGSGKIKPDVSSSNLTTEELAAADGIAPGSFRVVDVYRTGAKCVPGETGDLREPGAAYHQVGLLRVKPGRGDRTCSMSCSDKMARWSVLGCQGALLMHFLEKPIYLSAVVIGKCPYSQEAMRRALTGRCQDIVALPRGFGVPELRIEQSSLLFEQSRCAVQAQRADRPGRLVPCGAAISWSAVPEHPLDVTANGFPQGTTKKEIGSPRARSRISKVELFRSFQKLLSSIAEDKRPDSVRMQKLDSYQEYKEAAAAYQEAWSALRRKQPFASWIRNPPEYHQFK
- the Adat1 gene encoding tRNA-specific adenosine deaminase 1 isoform X5, with the protein product MLESEEQPCCPVIRNWANNSSVERSENLEDSKNKRNCEDPDSPVAKKVKLGTPARALSGCVAHHGMPGSGKIKPDVSSSNLTTEELAAADGIAPGSFRVVDVYRTGAKCVPGETGDLREPGAAYHQVGLLRVKPGRGDRTCSMSCSDKMARWSVLGCQGALLMHFLEKPIYLSAVVIGKCPYSQEAMRRALTGRCQDIVALPRGFGVPELRIEQSSLLFEQSRCAVQAQRADRPGRLVPCGAAISWSAVPEHPLDVTANGFPQGTTKKEIGSPRARSRISKVELFRSFQKLLSSIAEDKRPDSVRMQKLDSYQEYKEAAAAYQEAWSALRRKQPFASWIRNPPEYHQFK